In Nitrospinota bacterium, the genomic window GATCAGAAATGACCAGGCTCACTTCTTTGCCAAAAATATTGTAGGACCCACCAAAAGGGATCACAGCAAAGGTGAGAATGGCAGGAATGAGAGCGATGATAGGGCTCAGCGTGTGCAACATCCGATTGGCGCCGTCAGGAATAAAATCTTCCTTGGTAAACATTTTCAAAGCGTCGGCAATCGCATGGAACAAACCAAGCGCTGTGAAGCCTAAAATATCGGCTCGATTGGCGCCCACCCGATCCTGCATGATGGCGCTTTGTTTTCTCTCCACCCAGGTAAGAATAGGTGCGAAAAAACACACGGTGACACCAAGTATGAAAAGTATTTTGATGAAAGTGATAATGAAATCGACGAGCATTCTTTAAACTTTAGTTTAACGGCCCAATCAAGGGTTGCCGCTTGTTGATGGGATAATCTTTACGCAAGGGATGCCCCTTAAATCCTTCATACAACAAAATCCGACTCAAATTGGGATGATCCTGAAACTTAATACCGTACATATCCCAAATTTCTCGTTCATACCAGTTTGCAGTTTTCCATAATGGAGTGATGGATATGACTTTGCAATCTTTTTCATCCACTGGTATTTTTACACGAAAGCGAGAGTTATTTTTCAAACAGTACAAATGGTAAACCACTTCAAACCGTTGGGATTTCTTCTTATAATAATCAACGGCGGTCAGATCCATTAAAAAATTAAACGCTAAGTTTGGATCATCCCGAAGAAATTGAAAAAACTCTAAAGTACGCTCATTCTTTATAGTGACGGTTTGATCCCCACGGAAATTGTGCGAATCAATAACCAGATCGCCAAATTGAGACTTAACTCGATCGATGATTTCGGTGTTTTCCATTATTTAATAATCCGCTTCCAATCCAATGGGTGACTGTCTGTTATTCCCAATCGAGTCCGCCTCGCTTCCATACATAAAGCAGTCCAATACCGAGAATGAGAATAAATAACAGCATCTCAATCAAGCCGTACAGGCCCAGTCTTTTAAACAGTATGGCCCAGGGAAAGAAGAACACTGCTTC contains:
- a CDS encoding NADH-quinone oxidoreductase subunit C is translated as MENTEIIDRVKSQFGDLVIDSHNFRGDQTVTIKNERTLEFFQFLRDDPNLAFNFLMDLTAVDYYKKKSQRFEVVYHLYCLKNNSRFRVKIPVDEKDCKVISITPLWKTANWYEREIWDMYGIKFQDHPNLSRILLYEGFKGHPLRKDYPINKRQPLIGPLN